GATCAGCTGCAGGTGGAGCAAATGGGACCCAAGGGCCCCATCAGGTCACCTTGCTAAGTCTGACTCAGGCCAGcagctctttatttcttcctgtctctcccaCTTCCCACCGTTCATCTTTGTGGGCAGCTGCCAAACTGGGGAACAAGAGTcaggcgggggagggggtagTTCTTAATGTATACTCGATCTCTTCAGTGGTTTGGGGTCTGGCAGAGATAAACCAGACCTAAAACAAATTGGCTCCACCCCCTGATGTATTTCGGTTAATGCACTAGCTGCCGAGAAGCCGCCAGGCCCAGAGCAACAAAATCAATTCCCCTCAGCTGAATAATAAGCTTAAACTTAACCCCTACAGCTCTTTCTCTTGTGTCTTTCATCCATTGTGCTAAACATGCTGTTCAGGTTTGGCTTCCTGACACTGGCAAAGCATATCTCTAAGAGGTCAGATCCAAGGTCTCTGAAGACCCTTGGGTAATGGTCATTTGCCAACAGGCTCTTAGAAAATATGATACATCCAAGTAGTCTTCGCATCTGATGTAACCATGACAGGCACAAGTTTCTAAAAAGGAGGTAGGAATGATCCTTATTTGGCTGGAGTTATAGATGGGAAGCTGTGGAAATTTAGCAACCTGTCCAATATCATTCACGTGTCCAGGGATAAATCTTGCCTTGGGTCTTGAAGACTCCTTCCATGACCACTGTCAAGTGGCAATTTATTCTTGAACTTTACCTCATCTAAGAATAAATACTGTGACCATGGTTTTATGAGCAAGGGTCAATGGAGAATCATTCTATTATGGGGAATCATATGAGATGAAAATGGTACTGATGTTTTGACTTCCTCCATATGACACCTGCCACTCAGCCAATGTTCTTCCCCATTCAATCTATGAGTGTCTAAAGCTCCATGACCTACCCATATATCTCCTCAAgaatttcttttgagtttttcaaCCTGGGAAGTGGGCTTAACTAAAATGTGTCATATGGATAACCACAGGGTTTTGTAAAAGTCTCAGTCAAGCCTAAGTAAGCTGGGAACAGGAGCCACTCTTAATGGTTGGAGTCTGATGGAAGCTATTGCTATTGGCCTTCTGATTCCCACCAATTAGCCCCTCCTAACTCCCTGCTGGCAACTCTTAGAAATCCAGGTGAAGCTAAGTTGTCACTCTCAAATCAGAAGATAAAAGGACTCAGGATTCTAACCCTCCTGAATGGAAgcctggaaaaaaagagaaaggtgtgACTGAACCCAGCTCTCACATGTCCAACTTATCCCAACATATGCTAGGCATTGCCTTAGCTGTGCATTCATCCTATTACAGTTACTGAAcacctcctctgtgccaggcacttaacTGGGCCCTGAGACTATAAATATGAGTTGCAAAGGCCACCCCTTTCTTCTGTCAACTAAGTGTCATTTCCTAAAATGATGTGTCCATGAAAGTGCTGAGCTATCTATAGCATGCCCAAGAATGCAGGTGAAAAGTGAGCCCATTAAAGGTTCATTTGTGATATTCATTTGTAATAGAGCCCCAAAGGGAGACAAAGTCATTGGCTTAGATCAGCCTTAGTTAACTGGTTCTGTATTACGGTTTTCAAGAGGGAATATAGAAACTAATCTAATGATGTTCCAATTTGGCCAGGAAAACATTAATAGGTAAAGAGTGGAAAAATGCAGATATAAGGGAGATTAGAATGTTCATTCATATTTAAAACTTGTACAGTAAGTCTGAGAAAAGAGGAAACCAGAAAATATCACCTTAACGGTCTAACCAAAAGAATCTGGTGCTTTTTTATAAGTGGGTCAGCAAACTATGATATCTTAGTTCTgggtttctcagccttggcaccATTGGTATTTTGTGCTGGATACTTATTTGTCATTAGAAGTGGGAAGCTGTCTTGTTCTTGTTCCTTTACCTTTATCCACTGAATGCCAATTGCACACTTCCCAAgttgtgataaccaaaaatgtctcaaagAGATTACCAAATgtctggggtggggcaggaaTCAGCCCCTGCTGAGAACCACTGTCTTTGTTGACCACTATCACCTCACTCTATGGCCACCCGAATACAGTCattagagagaagaaagaaaattgggatCTGCACTATCTTGCCAATGAACAAATTCAAGGATGGAAGGGAGATGAAAACAAAAGAGGTCATTGTCATTTGCCCATGGCCACAGGGCAACTTAGGGCAAGACCCAGAAGTGGCTCCATGTTTCCTGGCTCCTGCACTGTGCCGTTAATGGAGATGACAATGATAATGAATTGAGTAATGATTCTAAAACTTCATGGGCAACAACCACACATCAGCAACAGGTTCTACCAGCACTTATTCCCAGTGCCTCatccaggtataaaataaaattcacatattcACATGCAGATTTGCCTGTCTGTCTAAACTTTTTCTTCTCATGAAGTTCAAATTAAGCTGCCGTTGTTGCCTTCCTGCAGTCTGCCATTTTTGCATTTGGCCCTTTCCTAGCCCAACTAATGCACCACCAACATCTCAGGTCTTCGCATGGAATTTAGATGGAGACTgaatgagggaaaaataaagagggTGTGTCAGGGCCCTAAGAAATTGggataggacacctgggtggctcagcagttgagcatctgccttcggctcaggtcttgatcccggggtcctgggatcgagttctgcctcaggctccctgcaagaagcctgcttctccctctgcctatgtctctgcctttctctgtgtgtctctcgtgaataaattttaaaaaattaaaatcttaaaaaaaaaaagaaattgggataGATTGTCAATGGCTACCATACAGGTCTGGCCTTAGGTATAGGTCAAGTAAGCAGTCACCTACAGTTTGTTTGGTACCTAGCATTTCAATAGTAAAGCTGTATTTCTTTGGTAAGGACTATACATCAAACTTGTTAGTAATTAGCActtgtgtatatatgtttatcaGATCACTGTCCTCTGAGATAACTGCTAGTGATTGAGGCACTTAGTGATCAAGTGTATTTAGAGTATACCTTGCTGCCTCTGGAAAGCAGACCTGGATAATATCCTTAAATGGGCACTGTTAAGGCAGCAGGTGATGAAAACAGAGggctaaaacaacagaaagcaACCCTGCTGCTAGCCAATTTTGTTGCAAATAAAGCGTTGATGTAGATGGCACTTTGGGGCATCCTAGGCTGGGTGTTTCAAAGGAGTGCCCATTCATAGCCTTTGGGTTGGGTaaaggggaggggctgagagtGGATTTCTCCATAAGgcacttcccacccccaccctcaccaccaAGCTCCAGGACCTACCCAATCCCAGCAACACAGTCTTACCTCCCACGAACTGTGCTGCTCCCATGCAACGTCCCATCATTCTGGAGATGAGCTCCTCCATGCAGCAGCCCAGGACAGCAGCCAGTGCCACGAGGAGCAGCAGAGCACAGCCGGCACCTGTCACCACCGTGCACATCTGCCAGGCCAGGCTTGGGATGGCACTGAAGCTGGCATAGCGCCCACACTCTTCCACCATGATCAGACTGTGCCCCTCTCCCCGCACAGGGTAGTTGCACCTCCGGAATGTGCTGAATGACACTGGCTTCCCCAGCTGGGATCCAAAGAGCCAATAAGGCAGGAAGTAACTGGTAGAACTGGCCACAGCAGTAACAAGGGACAGGAAGGCCCAGAGGGTCCCCACCAGGGTCAGGCTGCTCCTCATGGTCTCAGGTTTCTCTGCAGGGATGGGGAGATGAGTTGGGTTATGGCACCAAATTCAGAAAGTTAGCATGTAGGCTCCATTGGCCTATTTTTCATCTGGCTGGCCAGTCCTAGGGCTCATTTATGTACCACTTGGCTCTTCCCTTTGGATAAGATTATTCTCTCGAGGCCCAGTTAGGTCCTTCTGGGATTCTGTTTTCCAGCATTTTTcccatcttcccttcctcccagctgATTCAAAGTTCTAGGGTCTCTAGGCTACAACAAATAGAAGAACCATAGAACTGAATTAGTGACTGTTCTGCCAACTCAAATGCAGTCTAATCAGACAGCTTTCAACTATTGACATCTAGCATGAAACAAGTGGCAAGGGGGAAGCTGGAAGGAAACCAAAGCCTCCCAGAGAATCCTCAGCTGTTAGTGGAATGGTCTTGCTGGTCCGGGCTCAGCTGCCCGGAAGGAGTTGATATCTCAAGAGGGTCAGGAATCAAGTTGTATTCAGAgagtgaaggaagaaggaagacaatAGTAAAGCTGTATTTCTTTGGTAAGGACTATACATCAAACTTGTTAGTAATTAGCActtgtgtatatgtgtttatcAGATAACTTGTTAGTAATTAGCActtgtgtatatatgtttatcaGATCACTGTAGGAGGGCTGCCCCTCCTacaagggagaagagggaaggagagctcACCATGGAGTTATAGGATGTGCCCGTCTGACCTATGTAGGATGTCCAGTAGTGTATCAGTATGAGCTGTTCACAGGGATGAAATGTGTAAAATTAAACAAGGGGTGCCTGTCTCATACCTCATGCTTATCATGGAGTAAGCATTGTTCAGTCACTTTTTCCCAAAAACAATATGGGGAGGCAAGTTTCCAACCAGTGAGGGTTGTTTAACTCTAGATGAGCAACTAAGAAAACCTGCCTCTTCCTTTGCTCAGCATAGTCCGAAAAGCTTCTCCTCTCTTTGAAATGGATCGCGTACCCCTGCCTGGCAGCAGGAACATACATGTATAGCTGTAAGGACCTCTCAGGGTGCTTTCTGGAACAAGTAATCTCAGATTCAAGACACTCAGAGTCTTTTCAGATCTAATCTCCTCAGTCCAGCTCACAAATGGCTTTCACAGACCCCTCAGTCGAAAACCAACCATTTCCCTCCCAACTCCATTAATCTGCCATTGCTTTCTGGCCTCAATTAGGGCAGAGACCACATTGCAGCTTGATGACAGCACTGTGAATGTCTCCAGCAGGCAGATGGTGGGGTATATTTCAGAAACTTTGCCAGGATTCATCACCCTTGCTTAAAGCTACAGGTGATGGGAGAGCTCAGCTGTGGGAGACCCAAGGTAAGGGGATTGAAGTCACTGGCCACCATACCACAAATTTGGGACCTTGTCAGGAGCAAGCAGCAGTTGTAGTCGGGGTCTTGGGGACCATGCCCAGCTATGAGCCCTTTCATGAACACCActaaacagtgtctggcacagactAGACATTCCAATTCATGTTTGTCTAATGAAACCCATTTCATAGAAGCAGCCAATTTCCAGGCTGGTATAGACCTTAATGAATCAGCTAATTCAACCTTCTTGTTTTGCATATGGGGGAGTGTGGCCCAGTAAGGGGGAAATAATTTCACTCAAACCACAGAATAAGTTTGCAAACAGCAATACTGGAATAAGAAACCTGATCTGCAGATTACTGGGCCAGCACTTTTCTACCACAGAGTACTAACAGCCCTCCCCACATCACTCTGCAGATGGGAATCCGAAGAGGAAGTAATTTTCCCAAGAGTAAAGGGTTAGTGAGGTACACTGGCCAGAGCCCAGTTATTTGATTCTTAGCATAATGCTCTGTTGTCAGTCCACCACAATTCCCCTCCTGAAACATATGTATTGTGTGCTATGTGTTTTGtgtaggaagggagaagagatcaTAAATTGCAGGTGCTTACTTTGGAATGTTAGGGCTTGGGAAGAAAGTGCCCTGAGCTGGTCCCCTGGGAATGAGGCTTTGTGCGTGAGGAGGGGGGGTGCGGAGCGAGAAGATGTGATGAGGGATTGAAAGCCAATGGGAGGAGAAGTGGAACTAGTTTTAAGTAGCTGCTGTTAGAAAACAGGTACATTGGCCACAATGAGGTAATGCCTCTGCTTGTTATATTAGAGTCTGTAAGATTATGAAAAATGCAAGCAGCACTTTTCTGTTATGGTCTCACTTCCTGGTGAAGAAGCCCAGGCAGGAGGATGAGAGGAAACCAGCTGACAAACACTTAGGGTTGCATCATCGTATTCCTTTCCAAAGCCAGTATTTCATGAACTCTGCCCAACAACCTTCTCTGTTGGGTAAGAAAGGTGTCACCCCCAATTTACAAATGAGCACAGTGAGGATCAGAAATctaagtgacttgtccagggtTGCACAGTAATTTCATGGCACAGCCATGACTTCCCATTTCCCATTCACCCACCACCTTCCCCCATGTTCTCCTTTATCACCCCAATGGTATTACAATTAAAAGCCTCCATGGTTTCCCAGCCAggatttcaaaaaatgtttaataatggGGAAAGAACTAGAGGGGCATACTGGAAAGGTCGGAGGAAGACCACTTTCTCTAAGCAGTGTGTAAACCAGCGAAACAAGAGCATTAGCTGTTTCAAGCTCAGCAAATGTTGTCAGAACCAACCCCATATGTTGCCCATAGTTATCATCACCTTGAGATCAAAAGTCCTGGTATGACAACTAGTAGAAGGGCAGAGAATTTAAGGTAGAGAAGGAAACTGTGTCACGGAATGGTACCAAACTATACAAAAATAAGAGGTGGGGTTCTGACATAGTACCATTATCTGAGAgtacctaggtagctcagttgcttaagAGTCAGACTcaatttttggctcaggtcatgatcttgaggttgtgagatgGGAGCCCCACATCCATCTCTGTGCTCAATGcacagtctgctggagattctctctgtccctctccctctgtccctcccttgctcatggtgtgtgtgtgtgtgtgtgtgtgtgtgtgttctctctctctctctctctctctctctctctctctctctctcaaataatctcaaatacaactttattttgaaagagagagcacaagcacgagGGATggtgaggggtggaggaagagagagagagagagagagactctcaagcaggctccatgctgagtgtggagccacatgcagggcttgatctgatgatcccgagatcatgacctgagctgaaaccaagaagcagatgtttaactgactgagccacccaggtgccccaatacacaaaatattttatttatttttttaaatccataaaaaaatattatcatcatCTGTGCACATCAGGCTGTTTAATAAAACAATACTACCAACCACTGCCACCATAATTTTACTTGTAAAATGGAATTTTGAAGCCAAGATGTAAGGCAGAACCATAAAATCCAGTTTAAGTTACATATGTTTAGCTTTAGCGAAACTCAttggctttaaaatataaatacttttttgggatccctgggtggcacagtggtttggcgcctgcctttggcccagggcgcgatcctggagactcgggatcgaatcccacgtcgggctcccggtgcatggagcctgcttctccctctgcctatgtctctgcctctctctctctctctctctctgtgtgtgtgtgtgactatcataaataaataaaaataaaaataagttaaaaaagaatataaatacttttaatt
The window above is part of the Vulpes lagopus strain Blue_001 chromosome X, ASM1834538v1, whole genome shotgun sequence genome. Proteins encoded here:
- the LHFPL1 gene encoding LHFPL tetraspan subfamily member 1 protein — its product is MRSSLTLVGTLWAFLSLVTAVASSTSYFLPYWLFGSQLGKPVSFSTFRRCNYPVRGEGHSLIMVEECGRYASFSAIPSLAWQMCTVVTGAGCALLLLVALAAVLGCCMEELISRMMGRCMGAAQFVGGLLISSGCALYPLGWNSPEIMQTCGNISNQFRLGTCRLGWAYYCAGGGAAAAMLICTWLSCFAGRNPKPVMLAESIMRNTNSYAMELDHCLKP